From the Burkholderia mayonis genome, one window contains:
- a CDS encoding aromatic ring-hydroxylating oxygenase subunit alpha, producing MSNLSDALQLKSAHSQLPVTAYFDEALLAREIETLFKKGPRYVGHELMVREAGDYFALPSENEGRVLVRNQTSQIELLSNVCRHRQAIMLNGRGQTQNIVCPLHRWTYDLDGQLLGAPHFPDKPCLNLHATPLQNWQGLLFEAEGRDVAHDLAQLGTKHHFDFSDYMFDHVEIHECNYNWKTFIEVYLEDYHVVPFHPGLGSFVSCDDLKWEFGDWYSVQTVGVHNALAKPGSPTYQKWHDQVLRYRDGVPPEFGAIWMVYYPGLMIEWYPHVLVVSWLIPRGPQKTTNIVEFYYPEEIALFEREFVEAERAAYMETAIEDDEIALRMDAGRRALMERGESQIGPYQSPMEDGMQHFHEFLRRQLGAI from the coding sequence ATGTCCAATCTGAGCGACGCATTGCAACTGAAGTCGGCACACAGCCAGCTTCCAGTCACCGCTTATTTCGATGAGGCGCTCCTCGCGCGCGAAATCGAAACACTTTTCAAGAAGGGACCTCGCTATGTCGGGCACGAATTGATGGTGCGCGAAGCGGGGGACTATTTTGCGCTGCCTTCCGAAAACGAGGGCCGCGTGCTGGTGCGCAACCAGACTTCGCAGATCGAACTGCTCTCGAACGTGTGCCGCCATCGCCAGGCGATCATGCTGAACGGCCGCGGGCAGACGCAGAACATCGTCTGCCCGCTGCATCGCTGGACCTACGATCTCGACGGCCAGCTGCTCGGCGCACCGCATTTTCCGGACAAGCCCTGCCTGAACCTGCACGCGACGCCGTTGCAGAACTGGCAAGGCCTGCTGTTCGAAGCCGAGGGCCGCGACGTCGCGCACGATCTTGCGCAGCTCGGCACGAAGCACCATTTCGACTTCTCGGACTACATGTTCGATCACGTCGAGATTCACGAGTGCAATTACAACTGGAAGACCTTCATCGAGGTCTACCTCGAGGACTACCACGTCGTCCCGTTTCATCCGGGTCTCGGCAGCTTCGTGTCGTGCGACGACCTGAAATGGGAGTTCGGCGACTGGTACAGCGTGCAGACGGTCGGCGTGCACAACGCGCTCGCGAAGCCGGGCAGCCCGACGTACCAGAAGTGGCACGATCAGGTCCTCCGCTATCGCGACGGCGTGCCGCCCGAGTTCGGCGCGATCTGGATGGTCTACTATCCGGGCCTCATGATCGAGTGGTATCCGCATGTGCTCGTCGTGTCGTGGCTGATTCCGCGCGGCCCGCAAAAGACGACGAACATCGTCGAGTTTTATTACCCTGAGGAAATCGCGTTGTTCGAGCGCGAGTTCGTCGAGGCGGAGCGCGCCGCGTACATGGAAACCGCGATCGAGGACGACGAAATCGCGCTGCGCATGGACGCCGGCCGCCGCGCGCTAATGGAGCGCGGCGAATCGCAGATTGGCCCGTATCAGAGCCCGATGGAAGACGGCATGCAGCACTTCCATGAGTTCCTGCGCCGGCAGCTCGGCGCGATCTGA
- a CDS encoding sulfurtransferase gives MPHTHYTTLISADNLAERLAAAPSSVLVFDCRFDLADTGLGEQAYAAGHIPGAHYLHLDRDLSGAKTGTNGRHPLPARDALVDTLKAHGLKQNQQVVAYDAQGGMYAARLWWLLRWLGHDSAAVLDGGLQAWQAAGHAATQGTPQKTQGDFHAAAPLATVVDARTVLANLSTRDHLVIDARAADRYRGENETIDRVGGHIPGALNHFFKNNLTADGRFKSGHELREAFNPLLGATPSNKVILQCGSGVTACHNALAMEIAGLHDPALYAGSWSEWSADPSRPVATGANP, from the coding sequence ATGCCACACACTCACTACACCACGCTCATCTCGGCCGACAATCTCGCCGAACGTCTTGCGGCCGCGCCGAGCAGCGTGCTCGTCTTCGATTGCCGCTTCGATCTCGCCGATACCGGCTTGGGCGAGCAAGCGTACGCAGCCGGTCACATTCCCGGCGCGCACTATCTGCATCTCGACCGCGACCTGTCGGGCGCGAAGACCGGCACGAACGGTCGTCACCCATTGCCCGCGCGCGACGCGCTCGTCGACACGCTGAAGGCCCACGGGCTCAAGCAGAATCAGCAGGTCGTCGCGTACGATGCGCAAGGCGGCATGTACGCGGCGCGCCTTTGGTGGCTGCTGCGCTGGCTCGGCCACGATTCCGCCGCGGTGCTCGACGGCGGCCTGCAGGCCTGGCAAGCAGCCGGCCACGCGGCGACACAGGGCACGCCGCAGAAGACCCAGGGCGACTTCCACGCGGCCGCGCCGCTCGCGACGGTCGTCGATGCGCGAACGGTGCTCGCGAATCTCTCGACGAGGGACCATCTCGTGATCGATGCCCGCGCCGCCGACCGCTATCGCGGCGAAAACGAGACGATCGATCGCGTCGGCGGACACATCCCTGGCGCGCTCAATCATTTCTTCAAGAACAACCTGACGGCTGACGGCCGCTTCAAGAGCGGCCACGAGCTGCGCGAGGCATTCAATCCGCTGCTCGGCGCGACGCCTTCGAACAAGGTGATCCTGCAATGCGGCTCGGGCGTCACCGCATGCCACAACGCGCTCGCGATGGAGATCGCCGGCCTGCACGACCCGGCGCTCTATGCGGGATCGTGGAGCGAATGGAGCGCGGATCCGTCCCGCCCCGTCGCGACCGGCGCGAACCCATAA
- a CDS encoding dienelactone hydrolase family protein, with the protein MLKPEVDSLVPHVPFSRRKFVKTALGGTFAAAVLPVSAQTIATDSAGLDVDTVEIRSGDASVPAYRAQPDGKSNLPVIVVIHEVFGVHAHIADICRRFAKLGYLAIAPDLYARQGDPSKYPSIQALLDQVVSKVPDRQVSEDLDATVAWAGKNGGDLSRLGVTGFCWGGRQAWLFAEHNPHVRAAVAWYGRVVGETNEMTPFNPVDHASQLKAPVLGLYGGKDDSIPQRSLAEMRTRLAAAGTKAARESEIVVYPDAGHAFFADYRPSYVKADAEDGWKRAVAWFRHHGVM; encoded by the coding sequence ATGTTGAAACCCGAAGTCGACAGCCTGGTTCCGCACGTTCCGTTCAGCCGCCGCAAGTTCGTCAAGACGGCGCTCGGCGGCACCTTCGCCGCGGCCGTGCTGCCCGTGTCCGCCCAGACGATCGCGACCGACAGCGCCGGCCTCGACGTCGACACCGTCGAGATCCGCTCGGGCGACGCGAGCGTGCCGGCCTATCGCGCGCAGCCGGACGGCAAAAGCAACCTGCCCGTGATCGTCGTGATCCACGAGGTCTTCGGCGTGCACGCCCACATCGCCGATATCTGCCGGCGCTTCGCGAAGCTCGGCTATCTGGCGATCGCGCCGGATCTGTACGCACGACAGGGCGATCCGTCGAAATATCCGTCGATCCAGGCGCTGCTCGACCAGGTGGTCAGCAAGGTGCCCGACCGGCAGGTCAGCGAGGATCTCGACGCGACGGTCGCTTGGGCGGGGAAGAACGGCGGCGACCTGTCGCGGCTTGGCGTGACGGGCTTTTGCTGGGGCGGCAGGCAGGCTTGGCTGTTCGCCGAGCACAATCCGCACGTGCGTGCGGCGGTCGCGTGGTACGGCAGGGTGGTCGGCGAGACGAACGAGATGACGCCGTTCAATCCGGTCGATCATGCGTCGCAACTGAAGGCGCCTGTGCTCGGCCTCTACGGCGGCAAGGACGACAGCATTCCGCAGCGCTCGCTCGCGGAGATGCGCACGCGTCTCGCGGCGGCCGGCACGAAGGCGGCGCGGGAATCGGAGATCGTCGTGTACCCGGACGCGGGCCACGCGTTCTTCGCCGATTACCGCCCGAGCTACGTGAAGGCGGACGCCGAGGATGGGTGGAAGCGCGCCGTCGCGTGGTTTCGGCATCACGGCGTGATGTGA
- a CDS encoding TadG family pilus assembly protein has protein sequence MNKPTRRPITGDISNRRKPSRQRRARRSPARQRGSLAVIAAIAIGVVIAALGAVDLGNLFYQRRALQGIADTVALAAAQTMDDGCVKPAATAQSAALGNGFDSSASGQSMTVVCGRWDVKDNAGPSFFAGSAAGSAAGSDAQLNAVQVTVTRTVPYYFLGSQRTVAATGTAQATNVGAYSIGTTLAQLQGGVVNALLNGLLGANLNLSVLSYQGLANSRIRIKDLMAAANVGTVNALLNTQTTVPQLASWMLTALSQTSVANTDLQTSIGALQTIVSANIPGGRTFKIGNTANSTGIFSVGLSDPQAALDATFSPFDALLVAAEIATGQTAFSLANGLNVGGLNASLQVQIIQPPVLGIGEAGVDPVTKTWRTIARTAQVRLYLNIGLGTANLPLGVLGALVPVQVNLPLSLQIAPGQAWLESASCKSSPSTCTSAIGVQTGLANLCIGDTPANLSASLPFTCSTPATLVNIANLVTIKSLASLPADVPASSTPTLTFYGTTGGYQSTNSNGVGSVLGNALSGLGASLQQTQISLIGISLPLGPIQTALDTFLGGVLPPMLSGLDSAVVPLLQLLGVQVGESTIHDMSLTCGVSQLVY, from the coding sequence ATGAACAAGCCGACACGCCGCCCGATCACCGGTGATATTTCCAACCGCCGCAAGCCGAGTCGGCAGCGCCGCGCACGACGCTCGCCCGCCCGTCAGCGCGGCTCGCTCGCCGTCATCGCGGCGATCGCGATCGGCGTCGTGATCGCCGCGCTCGGCGCAGTCGATCTCGGCAATCTGTTCTATCAGCGCCGCGCGCTGCAAGGCATCGCCGACACGGTCGCGCTCGCGGCCGCTCAAACGATGGACGACGGCTGCGTGAAGCCCGCCGCGACCGCGCAATCGGCGGCGCTCGGCAATGGCTTCGACAGCAGTGCGTCGGGACAATCGATGACGGTCGTCTGCGGCCGCTGGGACGTGAAGGACAACGCGGGGCCGAGCTTCTTCGCGGGCTCGGCCGCAGGCTCGGCAGCCGGCAGCGACGCGCAGCTCAACGCGGTTCAGGTGACGGTCACGCGCACCGTGCCGTACTACTTCCTCGGCTCGCAGCGCACGGTCGCTGCAACCGGCACCGCGCAAGCGACCAACGTCGGCGCGTATTCGATCGGCACGACGCTCGCGCAATTGCAAGGCGGCGTCGTGAACGCGCTTCTCAACGGGCTGCTCGGCGCGAATCTGAATCTGTCGGTGCTGTCGTATCAAGGCCTCGCGAATTCGCGGATCAGGATCAAGGACCTGATGGCGGCCGCGAACGTCGGTACCGTGAACGCGCTGCTGAATACGCAGACCACCGTCCCGCAGCTCGCGAGCTGGATGCTGACCGCGCTGTCGCAAACGTCGGTCGCGAATACGGACTTGCAGACGAGCATCGGCGCGTTGCAGACGATCGTCAGCGCGAACATCCCGGGCGGGCGGACTTTCAAGATTGGCAACACCGCGAATTCGACAGGCATCTTCTCGGTCGGTCTGTCCGACCCGCAGGCCGCGCTGGACGCGACGTTCAGCCCGTTCGACGCGCTTCTCGTCGCCGCCGAGATCGCCACCGGCCAAACCGCGTTCTCGCTTGCGAACGGGCTCAACGTCGGCGGATTGAACGCGAGCCTGCAAGTGCAGATCATCCAGCCGCCCGTGCTCGGCATCGGCGAGGCAGGCGTCGATCCCGTCACGAAGACTTGGCGCACGATCGCGCGAACGGCGCAGGTGCGGCTCTATCTGAATATCGGACTCGGCACGGCAAACCTGCCGCTCGGGGTGCTCGGCGCGCTCGTGCCGGTGCAGGTGAACCTGCCGCTGTCGCTACAGATCGCGCCGGGGCAGGCGTGGCTGGAGTCGGCCAGCTGCAAGTCGTCGCCGTCGACCTGCACGTCGGCCATCGGCGTGCAGACGGGCCTCGCGAACCTGTGCATCGGCGACACGCCGGCCAACCTGTCCGCGTCGCTGCCGTTCACCTGCTCGACGCCCGCGACGCTCGTCAACATCGCGAACCTCGTGACGATCAAGTCGCTCGCGTCGCTCCCGGCCGACGTACCCGCGAGCAGCACGCCGACGCTCACGTTCTACGGGACGACGGGCGGCTATCAAAGCACGAATTCGAATGGCGTCGGCAGCGTGCTCGGCAATGCGCTGTCGGGCCTCGGCGCATCGCTGCAGCAGACGCAGATCTCGCTCATCGGCATCAGCCTGCCGCTCGGACCGATCCAGACCGCGCTCGATACGTTCCTCGGCGGCGTGCTGCCGCCGATGCTGTCGGGCCTCGATTCGGCGGTCGTGCCGCTGCTGCAGTTGCTCGGTGTGCAGGTCGGCGAAAGCACGATCCACGACATGTCGCTGACTTGCGGCGTGTCGCAGCTCGTCTACTAG
- a CDS encoding NAD(P)/FAD-dependent oxidoreductase yields MHRFIIVGGGAGGLELATRLGDRYGARGNRPARALVTLVDRYPTHIWKPLLHEVAAGSMDPFTQELEYAAQARWHGFEFHQGELIALDRTSRRVTLAPVADNDGAELLPQRELEYDTLVIAIGSTTHYFGVQGAPEHSIALDTVAEAERFRKRLIAACMRAEHQPHELVAQTASATDPADPAEPADPVEPAEPRIQVAIVGGGATGVELSAELRNTAQVLSAYGLHKLDPRHDVGIVLIESGPRILPALQERVSTATAELLEKLGVRLMLGERVTEVAPGVVRTASGKSVRADLTVWAAGIKAPSVLAKLDGLEVNKLGQLVVRRTLQTETDPNVFALGDCAGCAWPGHDRNVPPRAQAAHQQASFMLRAFACRLESRPLPEFTYRDFGSLVSLGHFSAVGNLMGGLIGGNMLIEGLFARFMYMSLYRLHVAALHGYPRMVLDTVAHWLRRSTLPRVKLH; encoded by the coding sequence ATGCATCGTTTCATCATCGTCGGCGGCGGTGCGGGCGGGCTCGAATTGGCGACGCGCCTCGGGGACCGCTATGGCGCGCGCGGCAATCGGCCCGCGCGTGCGCTCGTCACGCTCGTCGATCGTTACCCGACTCATATCTGGAAACCCCTGCTGCACGAAGTGGCGGCGGGCAGCATGGACCCGTTCACGCAAGAGCTCGAATATGCGGCGCAGGCGCGCTGGCACGGCTTCGAGTTCCATCAGGGCGAGCTGATCGCGCTCGACCGCACGTCGCGGCGCGTGACGCTCGCGCCCGTCGCCGATAACGACGGCGCCGAGCTGTTGCCGCAGCGCGAGCTCGAATACGACACACTCGTCATCGCGATCGGCAGCACGACGCATTACTTCGGCGTGCAGGGCGCGCCGGAGCATTCGATCGCGCTCGACACGGTCGCCGAGGCGGAGCGGTTCCGCAAGCGCCTGATCGCCGCGTGCATGCGAGCCGAGCATCAGCCTCACGAGCTCGTCGCGCAGACCGCCTCCGCGACGGACCCGGCAGATCCTGCCGAGCCTGCAGACCCGGTGGAGCCTGCCGAGCCGCGCATCCAGGTCGCGATCGTCGGCGGCGGGGCGACGGGCGTCGAACTGTCCGCGGAGCTGCGCAACACCGCTCAGGTGCTGTCCGCGTACGGGCTGCACAAGCTCGATCCGCGACACGACGTCGGCATCGTACTGATCGAGTCCGGGCCGCGCATCCTGCCGGCGCTGCAAGAGCGCGTGTCGACGGCAACCGCCGAGCTGCTCGAGAAACTCGGCGTGCGATTGATGCTCGGCGAGCGCGTGACCGAAGTCGCGCCGGGCGTTGTGCGCACAGCGAGCGGCAAGAGCGTGCGCGCGGACCTGACGGTGTGGGCGGCGGGCATCAAGGCGCCCTCGGTGCTCGCGAAGCTTGACGGCCTCGAAGTGAACAAGCTCGGCCAACTGGTCGTGCGCCGCACGCTGCAGACCGAGACCGATCCGAACGTCTTCGCGCTCGGCGACTGTGCAGGCTGCGCGTGGCCCGGCCACGACCGCAACGTGCCGCCGCGCGCGCAAGCCGCGCATCAGCAGGCGAGCTTCATGCTGCGTGCGTTCGCATGCCGGCTCGAAAGCCGGCCGCTGCCCGAATTCACCTATCGCGATTTCGGCTCGCTCGTGTCACTCGGGCACTTCAGCGCGGTCGGCAATCTGATGGGCGGGCTGATCGGCGGCAACATGCTGATCGAAGGGCTCTTCGCCCGCTTCATGTACATGTCGCTGTATCGATTGCACGTCGCGGCGCTGCACGGTTATCCGCGGATGGTGCTCGACACCGTCGCGCACTGGCTGCGGCGCTCGACGCTGCCGCGGGTGAAGCTGCACTAG
- the polA gene encoding DNA polymerase I produces MPEERNLEGKTLLLVDGSSYLYRAYHAMPDLRGPGGEPTGALYGIINMLRRMRKDVSAEYSACVFDAKGKTFRDDLYAEYKAHRPPMPPDLSLQIEPIHAAVRALGWPLLMIEGVEADDVIGTLAKEAERRGMKVIVSTGDKDLAQLVTGHVTLINTMTNEALDRDGVLAKFGVPPELIVDYLSLIGDTVDNVPGVEKCGPKTAVKWLSQYGTLDGVVEHAGEIKGVVGDNLRRALDFLPLARKLVTVETACELAPHVESIESSLATDGEGRDALRDIFSTHGFKTWLRELDSEPAANGAAAEAGAVQDPASGATAELPLAAARNYDTVQTWEQFDAWLAKISAAELTAFDTETTSLDPMLAQIVGLSFSVEPGHAAYVPVAHRGPDLPAQLPRDEVLAKLKPWLEDAGTKKLGQHLKYDAQVLANHGIALNGIEHDTLLESYVLESHRTHDMDSLALRHLGVKTIKYEDVAGKGAQQIGFDEVPIDKASEYAAEDADITLQLHHALYPQIEREPGLTRVYRDIEMPVSLVLRKMERTGVLIDGDRLTRQSSEIATRLVELEQEAYALAGGEFNLGSPKQIGQIFFERLQLPVVKKTPSGAPSTDEEVLQKLAEDYPLPKLLLEHRGLSKLKSTYTDKLPRMVNPNTGRVHTNYAQAVAVTGRLASNDPNLQNIPVRTAEGRRIREAFIAAPGSKIVSADYSQIELRIMAHISGDESLLRAFAHGEDIHRATAAEVFGVTPLEVTSDQRRIAKVINFGLIYGMSSFGLASNLGITRDAAKLYIDRYFLRYPGVARYMEETRTRAKEKGYVETVFGRRLWLPEINGGNGPRRQAAERAAINAPMQGTAADLIKLSMIAVDNWLERGGFAARMIMQVHDELVLEVPESELSVVREKLPEMMCGVAKLKVPLVAEVGVGENWEEAH; encoded by the coding sequence ATGCCTGAAGAACGAAATCTGGAAGGTAAGACCCTGCTATTGGTTGATGGTTCGAGCTATCTGTATCGGGCTTACCATGCGATGCCTGATTTGCGCGGCCCTGGCGGGGAGCCGACCGGAGCGCTCTACGGAATCATCAATATGCTGCGCCGCATGCGCAAGGATGTCAGTGCAGAGTATAGCGCGTGCGTGTTCGACGCAAAGGGCAAAACCTTCCGGGACGATCTGTACGCCGAATACAAGGCGCACCGGCCGCCGATGCCGCCCGATCTCTCGCTGCAGATCGAGCCGATCCACGCGGCGGTGCGCGCGCTCGGCTGGCCGCTCCTGATGATCGAGGGCGTCGAAGCCGACGACGTGATCGGCACGCTCGCGAAGGAAGCCGAGCGGCGCGGAATGAAGGTGATCGTGTCGACGGGCGACAAGGACCTCGCGCAGCTCGTCACCGGCCACGTCACGCTGATCAACACGATGACGAACGAGGCGCTCGATCGCGACGGCGTGCTCGCGAAGTTCGGCGTGCCGCCCGAGCTGATCGTCGATTATCTGTCGCTCATCGGCGACACCGTCGACAACGTGCCGGGCGTCGAGAAATGCGGCCCCAAGACGGCCGTCAAATGGCTGTCGCAATATGGCACGCTCGACGGCGTCGTCGAGCACGCGGGCGAGATCAAGGGCGTCGTCGGCGACAACCTGCGCCGCGCACTCGATTTCCTGCCGCTCGCGCGCAAGCTCGTGACGGTCGAGACCGCATGCGAGCTCGCGCCGCACGTCGAGTCGATCGAGTCGTCGCTCGCGACGGACGGCGAAGGCCGCGACGCGCTGCGCGATATCTTCTCGACCCACGGCTTCAAGACCTGGCTGCGCGAGCTCGACAGCGAGCCCGCCGCGAACGGCGCGGCCGCTGAGGCCGGCGCGGTTCAGGATCCTGCAAGCGGCGCGACCGCCGAACTGCCGCTCGCCGCCGCGCGCAACTACGACACTGTGCAGACGTGGGAGCAGTTCGACGCATGGCTCGCGAAGATCTCGGCTGCGGAGCTGACCGCGTTCGATACCGAGACGACGTCGCTCGATCCGATGCTCGCGCAGATCGTCGGCTTGTCGTTCTCGGTGGAGCCGGGGCACGCCGCGTACGTGCCGGTCGCGCATCGCGGGCCGGACCTGCCCGCGCAGCTGCCGCGCGACGAAGTGCTCGCGAAGCTGAAGCCGTGGCTCGAGGACGCGGGCACGAAGAAGCTCGGCCAGCACCTGAAGTACGACGCGCAGGTGCTCGCGAACCACGGGATCGCGTTGAACGGCATCGAGCACGACACGCTGCTCGAGTCGTACGTGCTCGAATCGCATCGTACGCACGACATGGACAGCCTCGCGCTGCGCCATCTCGGCGTGAAGACGATCAAGTACGAGGACGTCGCGGGCAAGGGCGCGCAGCAGATCGGCTTCGACGAGGTGCCGATCGACAAGGCGTCCGAGTATGCGGCCGAGGACGCGGACATCACGCTGCAGCTGCATCACGCGCTGTATCCGCAGATCGAGCGCGAGCCGGGGCTCACGCGCGTGTATCGCGACATCGAGATGCCGGTGTCGCTCGTGCTGCGCAAGATGGAGCGCACGGGCGTCCTGATCGACGGCGACCGGCTGACCCGGCAGAGCAGCGAGATCGCGACGCGGCTCGTCGAGCTCGAGCAAGAGGCGTATGCGCTCGCGGGCGGCGAATTCAATCTCGGCTCGCCGAAGCAGATCGGCCAGATCTTCTTCGAGCGGCTGCAACTGCCCGTCGTCAAGAAGACGCCGAGCGGCGCGCCGTCGACCGACGAAGAAGTGCTGCAGAAGCTCGCCGAAGACTATCCGCTGCCGAAGCTGCTGCTCGAGCATCGCGGCCTGTCGAAGCTGAAATCGACCTACACCGACAAGCTGCCGCGAATGGTCAATCCGAACACCGGCCGCGTGCACACGAACTATGCGCAGGCGGTTGCGGTCACGGGGCGGCTTGCGTCGAACGATCCGAACCTGCAGAACATTCCGGTGCGCACGGCCGAAGGGCGGCGCATCCGCGAGGCGTTCATCGCGGCGCCGGGCAGCAAGATCGTGTCGGCCGATTATTCGCAGATCGAACTGCGCATCATGGCGCACATCTCCGGGGACGAGTCGCTGCTGCGTGCGTTCGCGCATGGCGAGGACATTCACCGCGCGACCGCGGCCGAGGTGTTCGGCGTGACGCCGCTCGAAGTGACGTCCGACCAGCGGCGCATCGCGAAGGTGATCAACTTCGGCCTGATCTACGGGATGAGCTCGTTCGGCCTCGCGTCGAACCTCGGCATCACGCGTGATGCGGCGAAGCTCTACATCGACCGCTACTTCCTCCGCTATCCGGGCGTCGCCCGCTACATGGAGGAGACGCGCACGCGCGCGAAAGAGAAGGGCTACGTCGAAACCGTGTTCGGCCGCCGCCTGTGGCTGCCCGAGATCAATGGCGGCAACGGCCCGCGCCGCCAGGCCGCCGAGCGCGCGGCGATCAACGCGCCGATGCAGGGCACCGCGGCCGACCTGATCAAGCTGTCGATGATCGCAGTCGACAACTGGCTCGAGCGCGGCGGCTTCGCCGCGCGGATGATCATGCAGGTGCACGACGAACTCGTGCTCGAGGTGCCGGAAAGCGAACTGTCGGTCGTGCGCGAGAAGCTGCCCGAAATGATGTGCGGCGTCGCGAAGCTGAAGGTGCCGCTCGTCGCCGAGGTCGGCGTCGGCGAAAACTGGGAAGAGGCGCACTGA
- a CDS encoding TIGR00730 family Rossman fold protein, translating to MNKRKVIPSLRSLADQERATAKKARASWQMFTIMAEFIEATEYLSEIRPAVSIYGSARLKPDSPHYKLAVQIARKLSDAGFAVISGGGPGIMEAANKGAHAGKAPSVGLNIELPHEQAGNHFQDISLRFRHFFTRKVTFVKNSDAVIVMPGGFGTLDELSEVLTLIQTKKSRLVPIVLVGSEFWTGLLQWFRDQMIPMGLINPDDMNLMKVIDDPDQVLEAVLAFYEDRGEETEEAQPPRPEEDRMFYL from the coding sequence ATGAATAAGAGAAAAGTGATTCCGAGTCTGCGTTCGCTCGCAGATCAAGAACGCGCGACGGCGAAGAAGGCCCGCGCTTCGTGGCAGATGTTCACGATTATGGCAGAGTTTATCGAGGCGACCGAGTACCTGTCCGAGATCCGCCCTGCCGTCAGCATCTATGGTTCCGCGCGCCTCAAACCGGATTCGCCGCACTACAAACTCGCGGTGCAGATCGCGCGCAAGCTGTCCGACGCGGGCTTCGCCGTGATCTCGGGCGGCGGCCCGGGGATCATGGAAGCGGCGAACAAGGGCGCGCACGCCGGCAAGGCGCCGTCCGTCGGCCTCAACATCGAGCTGCCGCACGAGCAGGCCGGCAACCACTTCCAGGACATCTCGCTGCGCTTCCGCCATTTCTTCACGCGCAAGGTCACGTTCGTGAAGAACTCGGACGCGGTGATCGTGATGCCGGGCGGCTTCGGCACGCTCGATGAGCTGTCCGAAGTGCTCACGCTGATTCAGACGAAGAAATCGCGCCTCGTACCGATCGTGCTCGTCGGCAGCGAATTCTGGACCGGACTGCTGCAGTGGTTCCGCGATCAGATGATTCCGATGGGCCTCATCAATCCGGACGACATGAACCTGATGAAGGTGATCGACGATCCCGACCAAGTGCTCGAAGCGGTGCTGGCGTTCTACGAGGATCGCGGCGAGGAAACTGAGGAAGCGCAACCGCCGCGGCCGGAAGAGGACCGGATGTTCTACCTGTGA
- a CDS encoding IS5 family transposase codes for MGPKLPVTEGDFFRQPLREQINLKHPLIRLADLIDWARLSTTMSASFASSRGRPATSPRLIAGLLYLQHAFDLSDEEVVWQWLENPYWQVFTGETYLQTKPPIDPSSLTRWRKRLGEAGVEELLAETIEAAKRAKVIKTTSLKRVIVDTTVMEKAIAHPTDSRLLERCREHLVKAAAQHGLKLRQNYNREAPRLAGQIGRYAHAKQYKRMKKALRTLRSRVGRVMRDVERQLEGVVQQSRAELEDLISRTKRILTQKQKDKNKLYALHAPEVECLAKGKARKPYEFGVKVSITTTHKEGLVVGARSMPGNPYDGHTLAEALEQAAILSDVQPEIAVVDRGYKGVAVDGVKVYHPGLRRGITRGLRAMIRRRSAIEPAIGHMKADGKLDRNWLKGSLGDAIHAVLCGAGHNLRMILRNLRLFYALILVALLSFRAAAPSAA; via the coding sequence ATGGGTCCGAAGTTGCCGGTGACAGAGGGAGATTTCTTCCGCCAACCGCTGCGCGAGCAGATCAATCTGAAGCATCCGTTGATTCGCCTGGCCGATCTGATCGACTGGGCTCGGTTGAGCACGACGATGAGTGCGAGTTTCGCATCGTCTCGTGGCCGACCGGCAACGTCGCCGCGTTTGATCGCAGGGCTGCTGTACTTGCAGCACGCGTTCGACCTGTCGGATGAAGAGGTCGTCTGGCAATGGCTGGAGAACCCGTACTGGCAAGTGTTCACCGGCGAGACGTACTTGCAGACGAAACCGCCGATCGATCCGTCGAGCCTGACGCGCTGGCGTAAGCGCCTGGGCGAAGCCGGCGTTGAAGAACTGTTGGCTGAGACGATCGAAGCGGCCAAACGCGCAAAGGTCATCAAGACGACGAGCCTGAAGCGGGTGATTGTCGATACGACGGTGATGGAAAAGGCGATTGCGCATCCCACCGATTCGCGCCTGCTCGAACGTTGCCGGGAACATCTGGTGAAGGCCGCCGCCCAGCACGGGCTGAAGCTGCGGCAGAACTACAACCGCGAAGCGCCGCGTCTGGCGGGCCAGATCGGGCGCTATGCGCATGCGAAGCAGTACAAGCGGATGAAGAAGGCGCTGCGCACTTTGCGTTCACGAGTGGGGCGCGTGATGCGTGACGTGGAGCGGCAACTGGAAGGCGTTGTTCAGCAAAGTCGCGCGGAGTTGGAAGACTTGATCAGCCGCACGAAGCGGATTCTCACGCAGAAGCAGAAGGACAAAAACAAGCTGTATGCGCTGCACGCGCCGGAAGTGGAGTGCCTGGCGAAAGGCAAAGCGCGCAAGCCGTACGAATTTGGCGTGAAGGTGTCGATCACCACGACGCACAAGGAAGGTCTGGTAGTCGGAGCTCGTTCAATGCCGGGCAATCCATACGACGGGCACACGTTGGCCGAAGCGTTAGAACAAGCGGCGATCCTGAGCGATGTGCAGCCGGAGATCGCCGTCGTCGACCGCGGCTACAAGGGCGTCGCCGTCGATGGTGTGAAGGTCTATCACCCAGGTTTGCGACGCGGTATCACACGCGGCCTGCGAGCAATGATCCGGCGTCGCAGCGCAATCGAACCGGCCATCGGGCACATGAAGGCCGACGGCAAGCTCGATCGAAATTGGCTCAAGGGTTCGTTGGGCGATGCGATTCATGCGGTGCTGTGCGGCGCTGGCCACAACCTGCGGATGATCCTGCGCAACCTGCGGCTTTTTTACGCCCTGATTCTCGTCGCTTTGCTCAGCTTCCGAGCCGCTGCGCCGTCGGCGGCGTAG